Proteins encoded within one genomic window of Burkholderiales bacterium:
- a CDS encoding alpha/beta fold hydrolase — translation MKQPLVLIPGLLCDAALWGPQVAALGDIADVWIPDLRTQSSIREMAEAVLREAPFQRFALAGLSMGGYVAMEIMRRAARRVPRLALLDTRATPDTPEETGRRLELIRLARTERGFTPVTSRMLPLLVHPSRVGDASLVRIIRDMAERTGIDAFVRQQAAIIHRPDSRPDLKAIGCPTLVLCGREDAITALASHEEMARLIPGARLHVVEVCGHLSTLERPEQVNRALRDWLTGSGRKTPVGER, via the coding sequence ATGAAACAACCGCTGGTCCTGATCCCCGGCTTGCTGTGCGATGCCGCGTTGTGGGGTCCGCAGGTCGCGGCGCTGGGCGACATCGCCGACGTCTGGATCCCCGATCTGCGCACGCAATCGAGCATCCGGGAAATGGCCGAAGCGGTTCTGCGCGAAGCGCCGTTCCAGAGGTTCGCGCTGGCCGGTCTGTCCATGGGCGGTTACGTGGCGATGGAGATCATGCGCCGCGCGGCACGACGCGTGCCGCGCCTGGCGCTGCTGGACACCCGCGCCACACCCGACACTCCCGAAGAAACCGGGCGCCGGCTAGAGCTGATCCGCCTGGCGCGGACCGAGCGCGGCTTTACCCCGGTGACCAGCCGCATGCTGCCGCTGCTGGTGCATCCGTCGCGGGTCGGGGACGCTTCGCTCGTGAGGATCATCCGCGACATGGCCGAGCGCACCGGAATCGACGCCTTCGTCCGCCAGCAGGCCGCGATCATTCATCGGCCCGACAGCCGCCCCGACCTGAAGGCGATCGGATGTCCGACGTTGGTGCTGTGCGGACGGGAAGACGCCATCACTGCGCTCGCGTCCCATGAGGAGATGGCGCGTCTCATTCCGGGAGCGCGGCTGCATGTGGTCGAAGTCTGCGGGCATCTGTCTACGCTCGAGCGCCCGGAGCAGGTCAACCGCGCGCTGCGCGACTGGCTGACCGGTAGCGGGCGCAAGACTCCGGTTGGCGAGCGATAG
- a CDS encoding DUF1330 domain-containing protein: MVYALNVFNFIPGKEDQYRDYSVRAGRIIYAMGGKVVVSGWKPVRRMHEDRERRHMIVVEFPSEAVFQAFLDEAQKQGLHELRETATTDYIWTLYEPWDLRAWVKEKQD, translated from the coding sequence ATGGTCTATGCGCTGAACGTGTTCAACTTCATTCCGGGCAAGGAAGACCAGTACCGGGATTACTCGGTCAGGGCGGGCCGGATCATCTACGCAATGGGCGGCAAGGTCGTGGTCTCCGGCTGGAAACCGGTCCGGCGCATGCACGAGGATCGCGAGCGGCGCCACATGATCGTGGTCGAGTTTCCCAGCGAAGCGGTGTTTCAGGCGTTCCTGGACGAGGCGCAGAAGCAGGGTCTGCACGAGCTGCGCGAGACGGCGACCACCGACTACATCTGGACGCTGTACGAGCCCTGGGATCTGCGTGCCTGGGTGAAGGAGAAGCAGGACTGA